The proteins below are encoded in one region of Diorhabda carinulata isolate Delta chromosome 3, icDioCari1.1, whole genome shotgun sequence:
- the LOC130891726 gene encoding nuclear receptor coactivator 5 isoform X2 encodes MYRTDKQFMKNPATVPCRIYIGGLAKTVIASDLEEIFKQHGTIAGLSLHSGFAFIQFEKESEAQSAIQKENGTLVCGRRITVKQALDKPKTNQNQQQKGGILNKNTQATPQKQAQESPVPQETPPPPPPQNVNVKPEFEQDTGEDVVEDDRPNIKPPGQRRHSADKGGRKGGGRNKSKDREFERFNKRFEPPPKMDVYRDNRDPYPFGRDVDYLPHRNESYQPVFEPPPPIVEKNDCEIIVVAKQLTEYAEFIEQKLKTHGMLVDLLFPNEDVPIGKVLANISSRGCLYAILVMPVNEEHRSLTLNILHGIPQEHRNMPIDDAMILISRDFEAYMKGDRVPVDPNHMTLNDRHPAQMQMLLSLLSENRQITSIQYDKLIVYLQERRALQKEYEIEQGLTPTEEPDAKQAELQNRIMNILNKSGDVSIPERQQSDESTPILKDPTVQKALDSLMLGDMFKNISG; translated from the exons atgtatagaaCAGATAAACAGTTTATGAAAAACCCAGCGACAGTACCTTGTAGAATTTACATTGGCGGATTAGCAAAAACAGTGATTGCTAGTGAcctagaagaaatatttaaacagCATGGTACTATAGCAGGTCTAAGTTTACATTCAGGGTTTGCTTTCATTCAGTTTGAGAAAGAAAGTGAAGCTCAATCTgcaatacaaaaagaaaatggtACATTAGTGTGTGGTAGGAGGATTACAGTAAAACAAGCATTAGATAAGCCTAAAACTAATCAAAATCAGCAACAAAAAGGAGGTATTCTCAACAAAAATACTCAAGCTACGCCCCAAAAGCAAGCGCAAGAGTCTCCCGTACCTCAAGAAACTCCGCCACCGCCTCCTCCTCAAAACGTTAATGTAAAACCTGAATTTGAACAAGATACCGGAGAGGATGTGGTCGAAGATGATAGACCAAATATAAAACCACCGGGCCAGCGTAGACATAGCGCGGATAAAG GCGGTAGAAAAGGAGGTggaagaaataaatcaaaagataGAGAATTTGAAAGATTTAATAAAAGATTCGAACCTCCACCAAAGATGGATGTTTATAGAGACAACAGAGATCCTTATCCTTTCGGTAGAGATGTTGATTATTTACCTCACAGAAACGAATCCTATCAACCAGTTTTTGAACCACCTCCACCTATAGTTGAGAAAAATGATTGTGAAATTATTGTTGTAGCAAAACAACTAAC AGAGTATGCAGAGTTTATTGAACAGAAATTAAAAACTCATGGAATGTTAGTGGATCTACTGTTTCCGAATGAAGATGTCCCAATTGGAAAAGTTTTGGCAAATATATCAAGTAGAGGTTGTTTGTACGCCATACTCGTAATGCCAGTAAATGAAGAACATCGAAGTTTAACACTCAATATTCTTCATGGTATTCCACAAG AACATAGAAATATGCCAATAGATGATGCTATGATCTTGATATCAAGAGATTTTGAAGCATATATGAAAGGTGATCGCGTTCCTGTTGATCCAAATCATATGACGTTAAATGATAGACATCCAGCACAAATGCAG ATGCTCCTGAGTCTTTTATCAGAAAATCGTCAGATAACGTCTATACAATATGACAAATTGATCGTTTATTTACAAGAAAGACGAGCACTTCAAAAAGAATACGAAATTGAACAGGGCTTAACACCAACAGAAGAACCTGACGCTAAACAAGCGGAACTTCAGAATCGTATAATGAACATACTTAATAAATCCGGTGACGTTTCGATACCGGAACGACAACAAAGCGACGAATCGACGCCGATTTTAAAAGATCCTACTGTCCAAAAGGCATTAGACAGTTTGATGTTAGGAGATATGTTTAAGAATATTTCTGGATAA
- the LOC130891725 gene encoding cell division cycle protein 27 homolog: MIVQEPVQAAIWHCLNNYNYPDAIFLSERLYAEVNTEESLYLLATAYFRSGKCDHAYYILKDRTGNSAQCRYLLGTCAYELEKYAEAEATILENCTTGNNLDDEDLVKEFGDQACFVFLLLGKIAAKTERKNRAIEAWKKALKLNPFLWSGFENLCKIGEKKDPATIFQISNIDSLSMCQGNSISNLDSVIITSNIPPVENEESFITTPEQVFTNSPVFMCNQNFKQFTSPDDSPLAHPLALSGLRPLAPTMQKNLRSRFRDLGSTPLSHESPAFGQLFDSSFENMNTPDMFSPATLTESNNHHQSLVKRVRAQVDQFIGRKESIFQNCKPVFSQSTNVPVTKTPTIPLAVQPGQNVRRSSRLFSNSYSVKENNKSPSRNKFATPKSPSRKTKQRIAKCNLNKNTNYSEMNTKNKIEKEKNETVTSAADVKTEKSAILNTEGCLQQVVNMQKQSAEGLMCLLRDIGQAYVDLSQFNCSAAIERLSNLPPNQFNTSWVQCLIGLAYFEKSDFENSIKYFGEVHNKEPYRLDYMDIYSTALWHLQKEVALSALAQDLINTSKTSPITWCVNGNCFSLHKEHDTAIKFFQRAVQLDPNFPYAYTLLGHEYITTEELDKAMSCFRNAIRLDPRHYNAWFGIGTIYSKQERYHLAEMNYSKALAINSKSSVILCHIGVVQHALKETEKALATFNKAIANNPNSPLCKFHRGSIYFALGRHAEALKELEELKEIVPKESLVYYLIGKVHKKLGNTDLALMHFSWATDLDPKGASSQIKEAFDPSIGRSTTEIDSPISPAPYEYQSESNSGQRFGPLNFNGMPDDSEDSF, from the exons ATGATTGTTCAAGAACCAGTCCAg gcTGCCATTTGGCattgtttgaataattataattatccaGACGCAATATTTTTATCAGAACGTTTATACGCAGAAG tCAACACCGAAGAGAGCCTATATTTGTTAGCAACTGCTTATTTTAGAAGTGGAAAATGTGATCACGCATATTACATACTCAAAGACAGGACAGGAAACTCAGCTCAGTGTAGATATTTGCTAGGAACCTGTGCTTATGAATTGGAAAA ATATGCAGAAGCAGAAGCAACTATATTAGAAAATTGCACAACAGGAAATAATTTAGACGACGAAGATCTTGTAAAAGAATTTGGTGATCAAGCATGTTTTGTATTTCTGCTTTTGGGCAAAATAGCCGCTAAAACTGAACGTAAAAATAGAGCCATAGAAGCGTGGAAAAAAGCATTAAAACTAAATCCATTCTTATGGTCTGGGTTTGAAAATTTGTGTAAAATTGGAGAGAAAAAAGATCCTGCAACTATCTTTCAAATAAGTAATATAGACAGTTTATCTATGTGCCAAGGTAATAGCATTAGTAATTTGGATAGTGTTATTATCACTAGTAATATTCCTCCAGTGGAAAATGAGGAAAGTTTCATAACTACTCCTGAACAAGTGTTCACTAACAGCCCTGTTTTTATgtgtaatcaaaattttaaacaattcacTTCACCAGATGATAGTCCTCTAGCTCATCCCTTAGCATTATCCGGATTAAGGCCACTGGCACCTACTATGCAGAAAAATTTGAGGTCAAGATTTAGGGATCTCGGAAGT ACTCCTTTAAGCCACGAATCACCGGCGTTTGGTCAACTTTTCGATAGTTCATTTGAAAACATGAATACTCCGGATATGTTTTCGCCAGCGACACTTACAGAATCTAACAATCACCATCAATCTTTAGTTAAACGAGTAAGAGCCCAAGTAGATCAATTCATAGGTCGTAAAGaatcgattttccaaaattgtaaACCGGTATTTAGTCAATCGACCAACGTTCCTGTTACAAAAACACCCACAATACCTCTAGCAGTCCAACCCGGTCAGAACGTTAGAAGAAGTTCTAGATTATTTAGTAACAGTTATTCAGTTAAAGAAAACAACAAATCTCCTAGTAGAAATAAATTCGCTACACCGAAATCTCCTTCACGTAAGACAAAGCAACGTATCGCTAAATGTAATCTCAACAAGAATACCAATTATTCCGAAATgaacactaaaaataaaatagaaaaagaaaaaaacgaaacaGTTACTTCCGCTGCCGatgtgaaaactgaaaaaagtgCAATATTAAACACAGAGGGTTGTTTACAACAAGTTGTGAATATGCAGAAACAGAGTGCAGAAGGATTGATGTGCTTATTAAGGGATATAGGTCAAGCTTACGTAGATTTATCCCAATTTAATTGTTCAGCAGCGATAGAACGCCTCAGTAATTTACCACCGAATCAATTCAACACCTCTTGGGTACAATGTCTGATAGGTTtagcatattttgaaaaatcggaTTTCGAAAATAGTATTAAATATTTCGGAGAGGTTCACAATAAAGAACCTTATCGACTAGATTATATGGATATTTATTCAACGGCGTTGTGGCATTTACAAAAAGAAGTGGCACTATCCGCACTTGCACAAGATTTGATAAACACCAGTAAAACTTCCCCTATAACTTGGTGCGTTAACGGAAACTGTTTTTCTTTACACAAAGAACACGATACAgctataaaatttttccaaagagCCGTTCAATTAGATCCGAATTTCCCGTACGCTTATACTCTATTAGGACATGAATACATCACTACCGAAGAACTGGATAAAGCTATGAGCTGTTTTAGGAACGCCATAAGGCTGGATCCGAGACATTACAATGCTTGGTTCGGCATAGGAACCATCTATTCCAAACAAGAACGATACCATTTGGCCGAAATGAATTATTCCAAAGCTCTAGCTATAAATTCGAAGAGTTCCGTTATACTTTGCCATATAGGAGTGGTACAACACGCTCTAAAAGAAACTGAAAAGGCGTTAGCTACTTTTAACAAAGCTATAGCGAATAATCCGAATAGTCCTTTATGTAAATTCCATAGGGGTTCAATATATTTCGCTTTAGGTAGACACGCGGAGGCTTTAAAAGAATTGgaagaattgaaagaaatagtTCCCAAAGAATCTTTGGTATACTATTTAATAGGTAAGGTTCATAAAAAATTAGGTAACACGGATTTAGCGTTGATGCACTTTAGTTGGGCGACGGATTTAGATCCGAAAGGAGCAAGTAGTCAAATAAAGGAAGCTTTCGATCCTTCTATAGGTAGAAGCACCACCGAAATAGATTCCCCAATATCACCAGCTCCTTATGAGTATCAATCTGAAAGTAATTCGGGGCAGAGGTTTGGTCCGTTGAATTTTAATGGTATGCCAGATGACAGCGAAgatagtttttaa
- the LOC130891726 gene encoding nuclear receptor coactivator 5 isoform X1, with the protein MYRTDKQFMKNPATVPCRIYIGGLAKTVIASDLEEIFKQHGTIAGLSLHSGFAFIQFEKESEAQSAIQKENGTLVCGRRITVKQALDKPKTNQNQQQKGGILNKNTQATPQKQAQESPVPQETPPPPPPQNVNVKPEFEQDTGEDVVEDDRPNIKPPGQRRHSADKGFHKGGRKGGGRNKSKDREFERFNKRFEPPPKMDVYRDNRDPYPFGRDVDYLPHRNESYQPVFEPPPPIVEKNDCEIIVVAKQLTEYAEFIEQKLKTHGMLVDLLFPNEDVPIGKVLANISSRGCLYAILVMPVNEEHRSLTLNILHGIPQEHRNMPIDDAMILISRDFEAYMKGDRVPVDPNHMTLNDRHPAQMQMLLSLLSENRQITSIQYDKLIVYLQERRALQKEYEIEQGLTPTEEPDAKQAELQNRIMNILNKSGDVSIPERQQSDESTPILKDPTVQKALDSLMLGDMFKNISG; encoded by the exons atgtatagaaCAGATAAACAGTTTATGAAAAACCCAGCGACAGTACCTTGTAGAATTTACATTGGCGGATTAGCAAAAACAGTGATTGCTAGTGAcctagaagaaatatttaaacagCATGGTACTATAGCAGGTCTAAGTTTACATTCAGGGTTTGCTTTCATTCAGTTTGAGAAAGAAAGTGAAGCTCAATCTgcaatacaaaaagaaaatggtACATTAGTGTGTGGTAGGAGGATTACAGTAAAACAAGCATTAGATAAGCCTAAAACTAATCAAAATCAGCAACAAAAAGGAGGTATTCTCAACAAAAATACTCAAGCTACGCCCCAAAAGCAAGCGCAAGAGTCTCCCGTACCTCAAGAAACTCCGCCACCGCCTCCTCCTCAAAACGTTAATGTAAAACCTGAATTTGAACAAGATACCGGAGAGGATGTGGTCGAAGATGATAGACCAAATATAAAACCACCGGGCCAGCGTAGACATAGCGCGGATAAAGGTTTTCATAAAg GCGGTAGAAAAGGAGGTggaagaaataaatcaaaagataGAGAATTTGAAAGATTTAATAAAAGATTCGAACCTCCACCAAAGATGGATGTTTATAGAGACAACAGAGATCCTTATCCTTTCGGTAGAGATGTTGATTATTTACCTCACAGAAACGAATCCTATCAACCAGTTTTTGAACCACCTCCACCTATAGTTGAGAAAAATGATTGTGAAATTATTGTTGTAGCAAAACAACTAAC AGAGTATGCAGAGTTTATTGAACAGAAATTAAAAACTCATGGAATGTTAGTGGATCTACTGTTTCCGAATGAAGATGTCCCAATTGGAAAAGTTTTGGCAAATATATCAAGTAGAGGTTGTTTGTACGCCATACTCGTAATGCCAGTAAATGAAGAACATCGAAGTTTAACACTCAATATTCTTCATGGTATTCCACAAG AACATAGAAATATGCCAATAGATGATGCTATGATCTTGATATCAAGAGATTTTGAAGCATATATGAAAGGTGATCGCGTTCCTGTTGATCCAAATCATATGACGTTAAATGATAGACATCCAGCACAAATGCAG ATGCTCCTGAGTCTTTTATCAGAAAATCGTCAGATAACGTCTATACAATATGACAAATTGATCGTTTATTTACAAGAAAGACGAGCACTTCAAAAAGAATACGAAATTGAACAGGGCTTAACACCAACAGAAGAACCTGACGCTAAACAAGCGGAACTTCAGAATCGTATAATGAACATACTTAATAAATCCGGTGACGTTTCGATACCGGAACGACAACAAAGCGACGAATCGACGCCGATTTTAAAAGATCCTACTGTCCAAAAGGCATTAGACAGTTTGATGTTAGGAGATATGTTTAAGAATATTTCTGGATAA
- the LOC130891420 gene encoding uncharacterized protein LOC130891420: MDLAETMKNVLAKGMQQASVNDLPSTANMGFPGTGYVTEKLYMLLQLYLQNKGWNPSVELLQCFTELKETSMLPSAAYLQMMASRVTLDSQGRLILRENGKIILPFEHFANAVMLKHMNGPHGLHLGIEATVRAVMDSYTIGRENFGMEKEFIIEVVQNCPNPACRYYKNQMELTQKTLQHLNAGYLGETPSTGADIRSRLSAVDIASQNSIDVKPNPPIMERPKSVAPTQQQITAALIQQQNRVIAQQNIEKLNANLEKQRQQMQLQQQIDLAKGQQQKQQQVQQQQQVPQQQQPHFELPIMEHKITDFLRANLENLDGLSSANKDLLALHNGAWTPTASNTPSSSSSTSVEKNVSEGGQEKIVRAFSEVMKNMARMKTYVRPAMCKPYGKQSEALQKTLMDTIQLIQSLRSFLPPPHIQVSSWKNEDKHRYEES; encoded by the exons ATGGATCTTGCGGAAACGATGAAAAACGTTCTTGCTAAAGGTATGCAGCAAGCTTCGGTTAACGATTTACCATCAACAGCGAATATGGGATTTCCTGGTACAGGTTATGTCACAGAAAAATTGTACATGTTATTacaattatatttacaaaataaggGCTGGAACCCCTCGGTTGAACTATTGCAATGTTTTACAGAGTTAAAAGAAACATCAATGCTTCCCAGTGCAGCATATTTACA aatGATGGCTTCTAGAGTTACTTTGGATTCCCAAGGAAGACTAATACTAAGAGAAAATGGTAAAATTATATTACCTTTCGAACATTTTGCAAATGCTGTTATGTTAAAACATATGAACGGACCCCACGGACTACATCTGGGAATTGAAGCGACAGTTAGAGCT GTAATGGATTCCTACACAATAGGACGAGAAAATTTCGGCATGGAAAAAGAGTTTATCATCGAAGTGGTTCAGAATTGCCCAAACCCGGCTTGTAggtattataaaaatcaaatggaACTCACACAGAAAACTTTGCAACACTTGAATGCTGGTTATTTGGGAGAAACACCTTCCACCGGAGCTGATATAAGAAGTA GATTAAGTGCAGTAGATATAGCGAGTCAAAATAGCATAGATGTAAAACCGAATCCTCCAATAATGGAACGCCCCAAATCAGTTGCGCCTACACAACAGCAAATTACTGCAGCTCTAATTCAACAACAAAACCGTGTTATAGCACAAcagaatatcgaaaaattgaatGCCAATTTGGAGAAACAACGCCAACAGATGCAACTTCAACAACAGATTGATTTAGCTAAAGGTCAACAACAAAAGCAGCAACAAGTTCAACAACAACAGCAAGTACCCCAACAACAACAACCGCATTTTGAATTACCAATAATGGAACataaaataactgattttttaagggcgaatttagaaaatttagacG gATTATCTTCTGCTAATAAGGATTTGTTAGCTCTCCATAATGGTGCTTGGACTCCTACAGCTTCAAATACaccttcctcttcttcttccaCTTCAGTAGAAAAGAATGTATCAGAAGGAGGTCAGGAAAAAATTGTTCGAGCGTTTAGTGAAGTGATGAAGAACATGGCGCGAATGAAAACTTATGTCCGTCCAGCTATGTGCAAACCGTATGGTAAACAATCTGAAGCTTTGCAGAAAA CGCTTATGGATACCATACAGCTAATTCAATCTCTTAGGAGTTTTCTTCCTCCTCCTCACATACAAGTAAGTTCGTGGAAAAATGAGGACAAACATCGTTACGAAGaatcttaa
- the LOC130891421 gene encoding ubiquinone biosynthesis protein COQ4 homolog, mitochondrial, translated as MKRLLVIVKYRSILNYGLYRQFSTFQEDFQQNHIETNLLQRTLLSVGSAAVSILNPYRGDMIACLGETTGDNAAKYVLKKMQNSNEGSRILVEKPRVNTRTVDMEHLAQLPDGTIGKTYSNFLNENKVTPDSRLPVQFIDDPELAYVVQRYREVHDLIHTVLQMRTNMLGEVTVKWVEAIQTKFPMCIGGAIFGPIRLLPKHRQLYLQHYLPWAVKTGTKAEFLLNIYFEKRWEQPLNEFYREMKIEPLKF; from the coding sequence ATGAAAAGACTTCTAGTAATAGTAAAATATCGATCTATATTAAATTATGGATTATACAGACAATTCTCTACATTTCAAGaagattttcaacaaaatcataTTGAAACAAATCTTTTACAAAGAACCCTTCTATCTGTAGGTTCCGCTGCAGTATCAATTTTAAATCCTTACAGGGGAGATATGATAGCTTGTTTGGGTGAAACAACTGGAGATAATGCAGCTAAATACGTTTTAAAGAAAATGCAAAATTCAAATGAAGGTTCCAGAATACTGGTAGAAAAACCCAGGGTAAATACTAGAACTGTAGATATGGAACATCTAGCTCAGTTACCTGATGGTACCATAGGAAAGACttatagtaattttttgaatgaaaataaagttaCACCCGATTCTAGATTACCTGTACAATTTATTGATGATCCGGAATTAGCTTATGTTGTACAAAGATATCGAGAAGTTCATGATTTAATACATACAGTGCTGCAAATGCGGACTAATATGCTAGGCGAAGTAACAGTTAAATGGGTCGAGGCAATTCAAACCAAGTTCCCGATGTGTATAGGAGGAGCTATCTTTGGGCCAATTAGATTACTCCCGAAACATCGACAATTATATTTACAACATTATTTACCGTGGGCTGTCAAAACTGGTACCAAAGCAGagtttttattgaacatttattttgaaaagagaTGGGAACAACCTCTTAATGAATTTTATAGGGAAATGAAAATAGAACCATTGAAGTTTTAA
- the LOC130891727 gene encoding zinc finger CCCH domain-containing protein 15 homolog, protein MPPKSKPAAPSKKTEQKKKEKVIEDKTFGLKNKKGAKQQKFIQQVEKQVKSGGIHPLKADEKKLEKEKKLKEQKELAALFKPVQTQKVEKGADPKSVVCAFFKQGQCTKGDKCKFSHDLTIERKAEKRSLYVDMRDDEEETMENWDEAKLKEVIEKKHGEKGKMPTTDIICKHFLEAVEKSKYGWFWTCPTGENCIYRHALPPGFVLKKDKKKLEDKSNEITLEDLIEKERAALGSKQTKVTLESFLAWKKRKIQEKKDQLQKDEDKKRNEFKAGRQVGLSGREMFSFNPELAKDNDMEDGDELFDSSAYPNEEENIVYKEIDLGILGGEGQEADGTGTVATEDRFKDTSASEKAIEGAAAVPINENLFLEADLDELDEELEGLDLEE, encoded by the exons ATGCCTCCAAAATCTAAACCAGCAGCTCCCagcaaaaaaactgaacaaaaaaagaaggaaaaagtAATAGAg gatAAAACATTCggacttaaaaataaaaagggaGCGAAACAACAGAAATTCATTCAACAAGTTGAAAAACAAGTAAAATCTGGTGGAATTCATCCTCTAAAAgcagatgaaaaaaaattggaaaaagaaaagaaattgaagGAACAAAAAGAACTCGCAGCACTATTCAAACCTGTACAAACTCAAAAAGTAGAAAAAG GGGCCGATCCTAAATCAGTAGTATGCGCTTTCTTCAAACAAGGGCAGTGTACAAAAGGTGATAAATGTAAGTTTTCCCATGACCTAACTATCGAAAGAAAAGCAGAAAAACGTTCATTATATGTTGATATGCGTGACGATGAGGAAGAAACTATGGAAAATTGGGATGAAGCAAAGTTAAAGGAAGTTATTGAAAAGAAACATGGAGAGAAGGGAAAGATGCCAACTACCGATATT ATTTGCAAGCATTTCTTGGAAGCAGTGGAGAAATCAAAGTATGGTTGGTTTTGGACATGCCCTACAGgagaaaattgtatttatagaCACGCCCTACCACCAGGATTTGTGCTtaaaaaagataagaaaaaattagaagacAAATCCAATGAAATTACTCTCGAAGATCTAATCGAAAAAGAAAGAGCAGCTTTAG gttcaaaacaaacaaaagtgaCTTTAGAATCGTTTTTGGCTTGGAAGAAAAGGAAAATTCAAGAAAAGAAGGACCAACTTCAAAAGGATGAGGATAAGAAACGTAACGAATTCAAAGCTGGCAGACAAGTCGGTTTATCTGGTAGAGAAATGTTTAGCTTTAATCCTGAATTAGCGAAAGATAACGATATGGAAGACGGAGatgaattatttgattcttcAGCTTACCCTaacgaagaagaaaatattgtttacaaaGAAATCGATTTAGGTATTTTGGGCGGTGAAGGACAAGaa gcTGATGGAACTGGAACTGTAGCTACAGAAGATAGATTTAAAGATACATCGGCTAGTGAGAAAGCCATAGAAGGCGCGGCGGCAGTTCCCATTAACGAAAATCTGTTCCTCGAAGCAGACCTAGATGAGTTAGATGAAGAGCTAGAGGGTTTAGATCTAGAGGAATAA